The proteins below come from a single Desulfitobacterium metallireducens DSM 15288 genomic window:
- a CDS encoding heavy metal translocating P-type ATPase has protein sequence MENEVQSVELKVLGMTCEHCVRRVTKALESLPGIEKVEVSLAEEKARFNWDSSLTDRRSIHHAIEEAGYEVDDPESKEDLSNVTGEVSVYGMTCEHCVNRVRKALEQLPGLTNVNVSLQDSKANFTYKPDQVPVEDIRKAIEEAGYLTTPLLEEGQEEIETINSSPASEKQQFKLTGMTCANCALTIEKGVAKMPGVKLAAVNFASEKLALEYDPEVVKAEDVLAKVKDLGYGAYTESQEEGKQQFKVSGMSCANCALTIEKKLKNTAGVSLANVNFATETVSVEFDPSIVNLDGIFEQVKDAGYIPIENKEENREDKAVRKQLFWLIFSAVLSLPLMPLMYLPMSKTTMYTMLILATIVQFTSGWTFYRGAYHALKNRSANMDVLVALGITAAYGYSFMTTFPNIFFEGPTFFDTSALLITFVRFGKYLEAKAKGRAGQALKRLLELQADKARILIDGQEKEVPASSVKIGDIVVVKPGEKIPIDGEIIEGRASIDEAMITGESIPVDKGVGDPVVGATINTSGSIKIKTTKTGKDTMLSGIIKMVEDAQGVKPPIQRLADTISNYFVPTVVSISLLTFLIWYFLLHSNFVFAFTAAVAVLVIACPCALGLATPTAIMVGSGVGLNRGILFKSAAVLEEISKVQAIGFDKTGTLTKGKPEVTDLVSYNGYSTQDLLKIAAAGENPSIHPLAQAVVAKAKADKLTINEVQNYQEESGHGTICNYEGQQLLIGNMKLMQKHNVSLGNANQDFQRLAEEGKTTSLVALKGEVIGLIALADVLKETTQEAITRLHHLGIKTFMITGDNKKVANVVGSQVGIDEVIAEVLPQDKINIVKKYQEQGLKVAMVGDGINDAPALAQADIGIAIGSGTDVAKETGDVVLVRNDLLDVERSIRLGRKTLNKIKQNLFWALIYNTIGIPIAAGVLYPITGELLPPEWAGLAMAFSSVSVVTSSLLLKRYDKKLVD, from the coding sequence ATGGAAAATGAAGTCCAAAGTGTCGAATTAAAGGTTCTGGGAATGACTTGTGAACATTGCGTACGACGTGTAACAAAGGCCCTAGAGAGTCTCCCTGGGATAGAGAAGGTAGAGGTATCACTCGCTGAAGAGAAAGCTCGCTTTAATTGGGACTCATCACTGACCGATCGTCGATCGATACATCATGCGATAGAAGAAGCAGGCTATGAAGTGGATGATCCTGAATCCAAGGAGGATTTGTCTAATGTTACGGGTGAAGTTTCTGTCTATGGAATGACTTGTGAGCATTGTGTAAATCGCGTGCGTAAGGCACTAGAACAGCTCCCCGGATTAACAAATGTAAACGTGTCTTTACAAGATTCAAAGGCGAATTTTACGTATAAGCCAGATCAAGTTCCGGTGGAGGATATCCGCAAGGCAATTGAGGAGGCAGGTTATTTAACAACACCGCTTCTTGAAGAAGGTCAGGAAGAGATAGAAACGATAAATAGTTCTCCGGCAAGTGAAAAACAACAGTTTAAATTAACGGGCATGACCTGTGCTAATTGTGCTTTAACCATTGAAAAAGGTGTAGCGAAAATGCCTGGTGTAAAGCTAGCTGCGGTGAATTTTGCCTCCGAAAAGTTGGCCTTAGAATATGACCCGGAGGTTGTAAAGGCAGAAGACGTCTTGGCGAAGGTTAAGGACCTCGGTTATGGAGCTTACACTGAATCTCAAGAAGAGGGAAAGCAACAATTTAAAGTCAGTGGAATGAGCTGTGCTAATTGCGCGTTGACGATTGAGAAGAAATTAAAGAATACTGCAGGAGTCAGCTTAGCTAACGTCAATTTTGCGACTGAAACGGTAAGTGTGGAGTTTGACCCGAGTATCGTTAATCTCGATGGAATTTTTGAACAGGTTAAAGATGCAGGTTATATTCCGATTGAGAATAAAGAAGAGAACCGGGAGGATAAAGCAGTTAGAAAGCAGCTCTTTTGGTTGATCTTTAGTGCTGTTCTCTCTCTCCCACTCATGCCGCTCATGTATTTGCCTATGAGCAAGACGACGATGTACACCATGCTTATATTAGCAACGATTGTCCAATTTACATCAGGTTGGACGTTTTATCGAGGAGCCTATCATGCCTTGAAAAATCGTTCGGCAAATATGGATGTGCTCGTTGCTTTAGGAATTACGGCAGCTTATGGATATAGTTTCATGACGACTTTTCCCAATATTTTCTTTGAAGGACCAACTTTTTTTGATACCTCTGCTTTGCTGATCACCTTTGTCCGTTTTGGAAAATATCTAGAGGCCAAAGCAAAAGGTCGTGCTGGACAAGCGTTAAAACGGTTGTTGGAGCTACAGGCTGATAAGGCTAGAATTCTAATTGATGGCCAAGAAAAAGAAGTTCCTGCCTCCAGTGTCAAAATAGGAGATATCGTCGTTGTTAAACCGGGCGAAAAGATTCCGATTGATGGAGAAATCATTGAGGGACGAGCGAGCATTGACGAAGCGATGATCACTGGGGAATCGATTCCAGTTGATAAAGGCGTTGGGGATCCGGTTGTCGGTGCGACAATTAACACTTCTGGAAGCATTAAAATCAAAACGACGAAAACGGGTAAGGACACAATGCTTTCAGGAATTATCAAAATGGTTGAAGATGCCCAAGGTGTTAAACCCCCGATTCAACGTTTAGCGGATACCATTTCTAACTATTTCGTTCCAACGGTTGTTTCCATTTCATTGCTCACGTTTTTAATCTGGTATTTCTTGCTTCACAGCAACTTTGTGTTCGCATTTACCGCTGCCGTTGCAGTTCTAGTCATTGCTTGTCCATGTGCATTGGGTTTAGCCACGCCGACAGCGATTATGGTCGGAAGTGGGGTGGGTTTAAATCGAGGAATTCTATTTAAATCGGCAGCGGTTCTAGAAGAAATCTCAAAAGTTCAAGCGATTGGTTTTGATAAGACAGGCACCCTTACTAAAGGAAAACCTGAGGTGACCGATCTCGTGAGCTATAACGGATATTCGACGCAGGATTTGCTAAAGATCGCAGCCGCAGGTGAGAATCCATCTATTCATCCCTTAGCTCAAGCCGTTGTCGCGAAAGCAAAAGCGGATAAGCTCACGATTAACGAAGTTCAAAATTATCAAGAAGAGAGTGGTCATGGAACGATTTGTAACTACGAAGGCCAGCAACTTTTGATTGGAAATATGAAATTGATGCAGAAGCACAATGTGAGCTTAGGTAATGCTAATCAAGATTTTCAACGTTTAGCGGAGGAAGGTAAAACTACCAGCTTAGTGGCTTTGAAAGGTGAAGTCATTGGTTTAATCGCGCTTGCCGATGTTTTGAAGGAAACCACCCAAGAAGCCATTACGCGTTTACATCATTTGGGAATTAAGACCTTTATGATTACAGGGGATAATAAAAAGGTGGCGAACGTCGTCGGTTCACAAGTAGGAATTGACGAAGTGATTGCTGAGGTTTTACCTCAGGATAAAATCAATATCGTTAAAAAATATCAAGAACAGGGGCTAAAAGTTGCAATGGTGGGTGATGGTATCAATGATGCACCCGCTTTAGCTCAGGCTGATATTGGAATTGCTATCGGTTCTGGAACAGATGTAGCAAAAGAGACTGGGGATGTTGTCTTAGTGCGGAATGATTTGCTCGATGTCGAGCGATCGATTCGTTTAGGACGGAAAACCTTAAATAAAATCAAGCAAAACCTGTTTTGGGCGTTGATTTACAATACGATTGGCATTCCGATTGCTGCCGGTGTGCTCTACCCAATTACCGGGGAGTTATTGCCCCCTGAATGGGCTGGATTAGCCATGGCGTTCTCTTCAGTTTCAGTCGTAACCAGTTCCCTCTTGCTTAAGCGCTATGATAAAAAACTAGTGGATTGA
- a CDS encoding metal-sensitive transcriptional regulator: MGDERTSHHSEKTIRDLVNRMNRIEGQVRGVKGMIERHVYCDDVLNQIASVQSALNGVSKLLLEKHMKSCVREQLQEGDEEVIDEVLKTIFKMMK; this comes from the coding sequence ATGGGAGATGAACGGACAAGTCATCATAGTGAGAAAACGATCCGAGACTTAGTCAATCGAATGAATCGGATTGAGGGCCAAGTCCGAGGTGTTAAGGGGATGATCGAAAGGCATGTCTATTGCGATGATGTCCTTAATCAAATTGCTTCAGTGCAATCGGCACTCAATGGAGTTTCCAAACTTCTATTGGAAAAGCACATGAAGTCATGTGTACGGGAGCAACTTCAAGAGGGTGACGAAGAAGTCATTGATGAAGTATTGAAAACAATTTTTAAAATGATGAAGTAA